Genomic window (Syntrophaceae bacterium):
TACCTTTGTAGTACGAGAATTCACCACAGGTAATTCTTCTTTATTTTGCCATCCGATCAATTCTTGGACATTTGCTTGTCCAAATACATTAAGTTTATATTCAATATCAAATATTAACTTTGCCATTCTTTCGATTACATCTTCTTTACCAAAAACCAGATAAGATAGACTGCTCTTAATTTTATCAATTTTATTCTTTCCAAGAAACTCATTCTTAAGTGTATCTAAACCTCCATCAAAATATCTTAAACGATCATGAAATGAATGTAACGTGCACAGAGCATGAAACATCTCATCCGGTGTGGACTTACATATAGAGTCTTCTGAATCGAACACTGATAATAATCTCGGATAATTTTCATTAACAATTGTATTTTCAAAATATAGCCTAGGAGTTTCGTGCCATTCTTCTATCAGTTCTCTAATTTGTTTTATTTGCTTTTCTCCCGATATAATGGGTGTTGTTTCCCACTTGTCTTTTTTGGCATGTGCTTCCCTTACAAAGCTAATAAAAGAATCGATCTCTAATCTTAATGGTATATGTTTTTCATCTACTTTCCTTGCACCCACATTCTCATATACAGAACGCACGGCGCGGAATGCATTAACCGTTTCTTGATATGTTTTTCTGTAATCTTCGATAAATATATTCTCTTTTGTTTTATTTTCTTTATCCCTCGTTATATTTGAAAATATTACCTTTCCTATGTATTTTTGAACCTTTTCTTCAAGCCTCGATTCATCACCATTTAATGATTTATATTGGTTATATATATCATCATATTTCTTAACGATGTCTTTGGTTAGAACATTTGCCTCTGCCCAATATTCAGAAAAAACATCTAGAAGTTGACTGAATACATTATCTTCGGGATCTATTTGTATCATGATTTCTTGGTTAGTGAACATCGCCGATTTTGTCAAATTCGCTGAACCAACCAAAGCTCCCGACGATCCAAATATGTATAGCTTAGGATGAAAGGTTCTATCAGAATAGAATCGTGCTTCAACACGTTCCATTTTTAATAAATTTTCCAAAGCATATGGTAATGTTGGGTATCCAAGTCTCACAATTATTCTAATATTACAACCTCTTTTGTTTAATTCTTTTAAGATGTCTGTGTCAGTGAGAAATGCAACGGCAATATTAATTGTATCGGTCTTACGCATTAGATTATCAATTCCATTAAAAATGAAATCACTGCGTAACTTATTGTTAGTGTAGATTCGTAAATTCATTACAGAAGCCTTCCTTATTATTTATTCAGTCCTGCCCTGGCTCACCAATCAGATAATCATCCTGATTGATATAGTCCTACTGTTATAAACGAGGCACAGGGATTTGACTGATTAATAATCTATCATTACCGTTTTGAAAATACCCTGTTTCATTAATCTGCTTGAGTACATCAGTCGACTTTTTATCACACATCTTCACCAGATAATTTAAGATGTTCTCCGTTGCACCATCCCCTCTTCCATACATAAGCGAAAAGTTGTCTGGCAAGTAAACATCACGAAATAAAGCTCTTTCTTTGTTGTTATATAATGTGTGATTGTCAAGATCATGATCCGACACAAGGGCATATTTTTTCGGCCTGTTAGATGGCTGATTGTTGATTCTTGCTATTGCGTTTATCCAACTGAATTTTTCAGGTGACAACTCATTCGGACAATTACGAAATATAATTGCACCCTGCCACTGAAAATCTGCAAAGAAACGGTTATTTTCGGATGTGGGGCGAACTATGCAATGAACGATTCCAGCTACTGATATTCTGTCACTTCCAATTTCTCGGGTGTTCGTGTCGATTGATATGATCATTTCCATCGAGGACAGATGTCTCATAAGATCGGCTTCATTAGGAATGACTTTGTCTTGGATTCGTGAAGTTACCTTCTCCTTTCCTGAACTCGATTCATAATGAATTTGAGAATATGTAACAGAAGGCTTTATCAATTGATCATCATAAGTTAATCCAGTTAACTCCATTTTATCTTTATCGTAATAAAATCCATGAAGAGGTTCAGGTGAACCTATAATTATCGTTCGTGCCCGCGGTTTTCTATCAAGACAGCATTTCTTATATTTAAGTCCACTTCCACAAGGGCAAGGTTTATTTCTTCCAATTTTAGTCATAATTACTTAATAATCAATGTCCCAACCAAACATTTGGTATGTACTTCTCGTGATTTCTTTTACCAACATCAGACATATTACTGACATAAGTATACCCACTTGCATTAACTAAATGTATTCTTGGTTTTAGCTCATTGCTAAAATCAATAACTCCTGTAATCTCCGAGCTTCCATATTTATCATTAAGAGGACGGCATTTAATTCTGTGTACATTTCTCGAAACTATGGCCTTTTCAAGAACTATAAATAGATATGGTTCAACATGAATGATGCCGACAATCGGATTAAATGTTACTAATTGAAGAGATTTGTTGGAATACTCTAATTTCCCCATAATGAAGTCGTCTTCATTAATTGTGACCGCTATTTTTATACTGTAGTCTGAATCAGAATTCAGAATATTTTCTGACCATGCCTGTGTACCAAGCAGGCAAAGCATACAAATATAAATAATGCCTAGAACACTCTTTTTTTTCATCTAGTCTTCCTCCGATATTGACGAGTATTTCAGGTGTTCTGACATTCGGAATGCCTATCCAAGGTGATCAGGTGGCAGTACCACTCGTTGAAGCTCTTGGCGTCCTGCCCTGGCTCACCGATCAGATCATCATTCTTCAGGCCAAGGGCCTGCCGGGCTTTCATGGAAGTGCTGAAGGGCATAGTATTTATTGAAGCCTCATAATGCCCTGTGGGGCAATCGAGTTCTCATCACATAAGAGCCATATTTGTTTAAATGGATTCACATTGGGAATAACAATTTGTTTCTTGTGTTTTCGATAGTCAGTCAGTGACCATAACATAAAGGCATTTCGTACAATTAACCATGTAGGTGAAAACTGATAAGTCTTTGACGATTTTCCTGCGAGAATATTATTAAGAGAACCCAGTGCGCGCACATCTAAGTGTGTTAACCGACGCATTTGATGTAATTTTTCAGGGAAGTCTTTCATCTTGCGATTCCCTAGACGCACGGCCGCTTCCACACCCGTTCCATAGCTATGTGCCACTTCAATTCCAATTTCTTTGTTATTGAGTCGACAAATGGTGTCAGGAAATGGCGGTTGGCATTGACGAATAAAATGCAGTAACCTTTTGTGCTTACAGTTGTATATCTTAACAAAGTTGATAACGGCATGATATTCAAGCTTGTCTTTCTGTTTCATTGTATAATGCGAACTGTAACGGTTATCGACTACGCATAGATTGTATTAATTTTATCTCGGAGGGAATTCTCTATAGAGAATCCCTCTGTTTCAACATGTGTAAGAGTTGCATATGGCTTGTTCTTTTTGCTGGGATCTGCAATTCCAAGTTCCTCCTCTATATCGTTTATCAATTCGATACATTGGCCCAATGTTTTGTCGATCTGTGAATTGATCCGTTTCGATACTTTATCCGCTGCTGCTATTGCATCAGCTGACTTGCCCGGTTGGTGATCTTTGTCGTAAACAACAATGTAAGGGAGATTAAACTTATTGAGAAGCTGGATATAGTTTGGCATTGAGTCTTTCGATCCACAGTCTATAAGCGTGTAGTCATGTCTAAATATACCCAGCCTGTGGGCCAGCAAAGGGAGGACTGTTTTATCTGTTGGACCTTCAAGAAGAATAACCTTTCGAGCAAAGAATAGCTCTCCGCGATCAGGATTGATCCAATAGGCAATGTTGAATAAATCTTTCTCTTTGGGGTCGGGAAAAAGTTCTTCTACGCATTGAAAAGTAGTTGTTCCTTCCTCAACACTATTCTTTCTAACGATGCAGATTGAACGATAACGATCAAGATTAATAAAAGAACTTGAATGGGTGCAGATTAAGACCTGGCTTTCAGCCTTGGATAGTTCAACTACGGAATCAAAGAGTTCTCTCTGTGCTTGTGGGTGAAGATAAAGTTCTGGTTCTTCTAAAATGAAATATGAGGATCTGGACGCCTTACGAGAAGTTCCCCCATCCTTGTTCTCTTCTTGTGAATCTTCCCGATCTTCCTCCTGAATCGCTAGTTTTGCAAGAGATCGAACGAGAGCAAAGATTAACGCCCGCTGTAGGCCCTGTCCTTTTCGCCCGACATTAGTTCTAATTCCATCGTCAACCCAAACTGTCGCACCGACTTTAAATATGTCATCAAGATCCGGTGGAGTTATTTCTACATCTATTGTTGCGGCCCAGTTACGTAATTCATCGGCAAGAGATTTCTCAAATGATGTTAACTCAATCGGTCTAGCCTCATTCTCTGTACCATCTTCGTTGACTCTGTTTAGTATTCTCATGAGTGATGCTATTCTTTCTTTGGCATCGCTAAATTCTTTGTTTGTCTCTGACATTTTATTTATAACTCTTGCATAGAGTGCACTGAAAACGGACCTTCCTCTTGTGCTGAGATCTTCTTCAGCCTTCTTCACTGACGGCACAAAATAAACCTCTCCAAAAATACCTTTAGCTACATTTTTGGCTCCAAGAAAAGGACCTTGTTCAAGCTCATACGAAAATATCAAATTATCCCGGTTATTCTCAATATATCTTTCTTGTGCTTCCCTGAAAATATCCTTTGTAATACGGCCCCCTCCGGGAAGTAGTTGAGCCAATGGCAACTTTTCTGCATCTTCACGCTTCGCATATGCAGCAATGTTGGCTTCTTTAAGCCAATCTTCCATTGGAGTTTCTGTGTAGCCATGATAAGAGGAAATTTGTTCTTTGGTTGCAACCTTTTGAACTCTGATTGTATTGTTGGCCGTCACATATTTCTTAAAAGTTGTTCTGTCTGAATTATCAAGGTCACCAAATAAGACTTCAACAAACAACTCTTTGGTGTCTTTTTTAAAATCGAGGTCATCTAGCCCTATTTCACCGAAGAAGAATAACAAAGCTGATAAAATATTAGACTTCCCATGGTTATTCTGACCAATGAATATCATTAAATCTTGGACAGAAAGTTTTATGTTTCCAATAGAACGCCAGTTTTGAATAATTACCTCTCGGATCTTCATTGTTCTCTCCTTTTGGCAGGAATGAACCTTTGAACTATAACATTACCAAAATCCATTCCTTTCCAGTAGCAATGTTTAAGAATCGGGAGATAATAGAGTTTAGAGGAGCCTGACAACAGGAAGAAGAAAAGACCTGACGGATTGTCGCCTTTACCACGGTTCCCCCCTATGACAAGGCTGATTACCGCATGAACGGAAACAAAAATCTCCGGCATAGTCAAGTGTTTTGTCATTAGCATACTACGAGGATGGTCTATATCCATCCAGGTAATCTCACCCCTCCAACTCCCCCTTGACATTCTCTGCCGCTTTGGTATCCTGCTGGTGCTAAAATTTCATCCGGAAGGCCATCCGTTAATGGCTATTTCTGTTTTTGCCATAAACACAAATTTGCTCGTGGAATCCGTCACTCGCAAGAGCCGGGGGGCTTGATGAAGCCTTAGCAATTCCACGAGCATTTTTCGTTTATGGGGGACCTCAATGCTAGAACAGAAACAAGAGCGGTTGGAGGTGTTGCAGGATCAGGCGTTAGCAGCGGTAGGGAAGAAGCTGGACGACCTGGAAGACGTGATCGGGAAATTCCCGGCGGTCACCGATGAAGAGCTTGCGGATCTGGAAGTGGAGGTTGATCCGGAGGCCTTGGAACGGCTGATCGAATCGGTCCGGGAATGGGAGAAGGAGGTTGACGAGCAGATTGAAAACCTCCTGAACGTACTGGACGGAGGAGGTGACGGCGATGCGAAATGACAAGCTGTCACCGGCCGAGGAAATCAGGGAACATGGAAAGTCCGCCCAGGGCAGAAAGGAATTGATCAGGCACCTGGACGGCGACAGGCTGACCGCGAGGGAAGCCATCTTAGCCAAGTGTTACGACTGCTGCGGGCGCTTTGTAGACGGCAAGGAAGACTGCCGGGTGACCCGTTGCCCCCTTCACCCCTTCATGCCCTATCGAGAGTCCCAAGAGGAGAAACCGAAACGGGAGATTTCAGAGGAGCGACGTCAAGCAATGAGAGATCGGATGCAAAAGGTGCTCAATGCGAAGCGTCAGAATACCCCTTGTTTGCTCCCGCGCATGACAAATTGTCATACGCTAGAGATTTTCTCCCCCCAGGATGAAGGATCGGTCATGTCGAAGGAGGT
Coding sequences:
- a CDS encoding NgoFVII family restriction endonuclease, translating into MNLRIYTNNKLRSDFIFNGIDNLMRKTDTINIAVAFLTDTDILKELNKRGCNIRIIVRLGYPTLPYALENLLKMERVEARFYSDRTFHPKLYIFGSSGALVGSANLTKSAMFTNQEIMIQIDPEDNVFSQLLDVFSEYWAEANVLTKDIVKKYDDIYNQYKSLNGDESRLEEKVQKYIGKVIFSNITRDKENKTKENIFIEDYRKTYQETVNAFRAVRSVYENVGARKVDEKHIPLRLEIDSFISFVREAHAKKDKWETTPIISGEKQIKQIRELIEEWHETPRLYFENTIVNENYPRLLSVFDSEDSICKSTPDEMFHALCTLHSFHDRLRYFDGGLDTLKNEFLGKNKIDKIKSSLSYLVFGKEDVIERMAKLIFDIEYKLNVFGQANVQELIGWQNKEELPVVNSRTTKVLRYLGFDVRQL
- a CDS encoding AAA family ATPase, producing the protein MKIREVIIQNWRSIGNIKLSVQDLMIFIGQNNHGKSNILSALLFFFGEIGLDDLDFKKDTKELFVEVLFGDLDNSDRTTFKKYVTANNTIRVQKVATKEQISSYHGYTETPMEDWLKEANIAAYAKREDAEKLPLAQLLPGGGRITKDIFREAQERYIENNRDNLIFSYELEQGPFLGAKNVAKGIFGEVYFVPSVKKAEEDLSTRGRSVFSALYARVINKMSETNKEFSDAKERIASLMRILNRVNEDGTENEARPIELTSFEKSLADELRNWAATIDVEITPPDLDDIFKVGATVWVDDGIRTNVGRKGQGLQRALIFALVRSLAKLAIQEEDREDSQEENKDGGTSRKASRSSYFILEEPELYLHPQAQRELFDSVVELSKAESQVLICTHSSSFINLDRYRSICIVRKNSVEEGTTTFQCVEELFPDPKEKDLFNIAYWINPDRGELFFARKVILLEGPTDKTVLPLLAHRLGIFRHDYTLIDCGSKDSMPNYIQLLNKFNLPYIVVYDKDHQPGKSADAIAAADKVSKRINSQIDKTLGQCIELINDIEEELGIADPSKKNKPYATLTHVETEGFSIENSLRDKINTIYA